In Candidatus Chromulinivoraceae bacterium, the following proteins share a genomic window:
- a CDS encoding alpha-amylase family glycosyl hydrolase: MSEYLRKSMPQDDVEVDQFLRQETYRTRNWNENVLHVYPRTFNEERPEGETHRGIGSILGIISKLDWMQESGITAIWLGPIYASPGLDGNYDISDYYQVNPELGTLDDVKLLLDEAHRRDIRVIFDLVPNHTSDQSEWFKASYDVDHPDHDKYEGYYIWRDPIEGELPEGIVGADRLEELPEGLTVPNNWSSIFSLPQIDRIREEYDGEIPDGITIPAVTAWVWNKERQQFYLAEFMKEQPTLNWDNPVVREEIKDVVRFWLDLGVDSFRVDVMNHIGKDTEFRDEDPAPTGQSLGEYNPGVTNPHDQWEQKRLVSHWPELGNYAADLLSVLDEDAYQGRNIRLVFEDWMSALGDDTRLDNLSPSQANVFNFEMLLNTNREYWVARNIGKVVRNYYERMSVLEGAMPNQVTGNHDVDTLRTRLGAAATARAAHLMLAALPGALYTWQGDMLGRPNMIVPKDLQKDGDIGKRDGERIPIPWDGSPQGGFSKAESGKMWLRAADPSVNRDDNLELQAKDPNSPYRMVKEVFKRRIEDDALHEGGIRMLHTDNPNVLVFARNDPTNKRRQVISLTNLTQDTVTVSVLDVGQTRGRITMTSSKGKQRGDEEVDFERPITLLPDESYLIDSSV; encoded by the coding sequence ATGAGCGAATATCTCAGAAAAAGTATGCCGCAGGACGATGTTGAGGTCGATCAATTTCTGAGACAGGAGACGTACCGTACGCGTAACTGGAACGAGAACGTGCTTCATGTTTATCCCCGTACGTTTAATGAAGAGCGACCTGAGGGTGAAACACATCGTGGAATCGGCTCGATACTTGGAATTATTAGTAAGCTTGATTGGATGCAGGAGTCAGGAATTACAGCAATCTGGCTCGGTCCCATCTACGCATCGCCCGGACTTGATGGCAATTACGATATTTCGGATTACTATCAGGTTAATCCGGAGCTCGGTACGCTAGACGACGTAAAGTTGCTGCTCGATGAAGCACATCGACGTGACATACGTGTGATCTTTGATCTTGTTCCAAACCATACATCGGATCAAAGTGAATGGTTTAAGGCTTCTTACGACGTAGATCACCCTGATCATGATAAATACGAGGGCTATTACATTTGGCGTGATCCTATTGAGGGCGAGCTACCCGAGGGCATTGTCGGCGCTGATCGCCTTGAAGAGTTGCCTGAAGGTCTCACAGTTCCCAACAATTGGTCGAGCATTTTCTCGTTGCCACAGATTGATAGGATACGTGAAGAATACGATGGTGAAATTCCGGATGGCATTACTATTCCGGCAGTAACAGCCTGGGTTTGGAATAAAGAACGCCAGCAATTTTACCTTGCTGAATTTATGAAGGAGCAGCCGACCCTTAATTGGGACAATCCTGTCGTACGAGAAGAGATTAAAGATGTGGTTCGTTTTTGGCTTGATCTTGGAGTTGATAGTTTTCGAGTAGATGTGATGAACCATATCGGTAAAGATACAGAGTTTCGAGATGAGGATCCGGCGCCAACAGGGCAGAGCTTAGGTGAGTATAATCCCGGCGTCACTAATCCTCATGATCAGTGGGAGCAGAAGCGACTAGTAAGTCATTGGCCAGAATTAGGCAACTATGCGGCGGATCTACTTTCGGTTCTTGATGAAGATGCCTACCAAGGCAGAAATATTCGCCTAGTGTTTGAAGATTGGATGTCAGCACTGGGTGATGACACTCGCCTTGACAATCTCAGTCCATCCCAGGCGAATGTCTTTAATTTTGAAATGCTGCTTAATACTAATCGTGAGTACTGGGTTGCCAGGAATATTGGTAAAGTAGTACGTAACTACTATGAGCGCATGAGCGTGCTTGAGGGCGCTATGCCTAACCAAGTAACGGGTAACCATGATGTTGATACTCTGCGTACGAGACTTGGCGCAGCTGCTACGGCGCGGGCGGCACATCTTATGCTGGCTGCACTGCCAGGGGCGCTCTATACATGGCAGGGTGATATGTTGGGACGACCAAATATGATTGTTCCCAAGGACTTGCAAAAAGATGGTGATATTGGAAAGCGGGATGGTGAGCGCATTCCTATTCCATGGGATGGTTCGCCGCAAGGTGGATTCTCCAAGGCAGAATCAGGAAAAATGTGGCTACGGGCGGCAGACCCCAGTGTTAACCGAGATGATAATCTTGAGCTACAAGCTAAAGACCCAAATTCACCATATCGTATGGTAAAAGAGGTCTTCAAACGACGTATCGAAGATGATGCACTTCATGAGGGTGGTATAAGAATGCTTCATACTGATAATCCTAACGTCCTGGTCTTCGCCCGCAACGATCCTACTAACAAAAGACGACAGGTTATTTCTCTCACTAATCTTACGCAGGATACAGTAACAGTATCGGTGCTTGATGTGGGTCAAACGAGAGGTAGAATCACCATGACATCATCTAAAGGTAAGCAGCGGGGTGATGAAGAAGTTGATTTTGAACGACCGATTACCCTTTTGCCGGACGAATCGTATCTGATTGATAGTAGCGTATAG